The Bombus huntii isolate Logan2020A chromosome 1, iyBomHunt1.1, whole genome shotgun sequence genome contains a region encoding:
- the LOC126870596 gene encoding uncharacterized protein LOC126870596 isoform X1 has protein sequence MQEELEPLEDQVFPIHNRSICFMCKKKMKMKRSRSLSPKASSSEEDMKRIKFEENEKANDIIIHPHILDFSDDVLLNIFKYLNPKDLMAISLSCQRLAQIAQDKTLWRRVDFRATPILLDDLKEYIKFLQPITTSLAMRGDLYCENDAGLSPYFLNSVKATCTQLKELIIEEYCINADKIQITDFPSTIEKLSLEGCKMEHLRSNKSYFFKMNFHMPNLTCLILSNCEWFTPHSLLVISKMPKLKELRLNSCHRLGECVAYTSLATRFGFKTLEILDLRDTALGDSEVGCFSCTKTLTHLYLECPSSLRNTESPDSESRPLQREPLNQHPVYEDRNLAQFLVEDGFRWENYMFGRCLITDRAICALGSDTCDRIINNLAEEVIVVEGDKRIFNNPHLKTLVVRNYPHVTNSSLVHLALNASSLEHLDVSGTSVTRQGVETFKTQRPNVKIVTSFDETHTSI, from the exons atGCAAGAAGAATTAGAACCATTAGAAGATCAAGTGTTTCCGATACATAATCGTTCAATTTgttttat gtgtaaaaagaaaatgaaaatgaaacgcAGTAGATCTTTATCTCCTAAAGCATCAAGTAGTGAAGAAGATATGAAACGCAtcaaatttgaagaaaatgaaaaggcaaatgatataataatacatcCACATATATTAGACTTCTCTGATGATGTTCTATTgaacatatttaaatatttgaatccTAAAGATCTCATGGCAATAAGTTT ATCTTGTCAACGACTAGCTCAAATAGCACAAGATAAAACTTTATGGAGAAGGGTAGATTTTCGAGCAACACCTATATTATTAGAtgatttaaaagaatatataaaatttctacagCCTATAACAACAAGTCTTGCTATGCGTGGTGATTTATATTGTGAAAATGATGCAGGACTTAGTCCTTACTTTCTCAACTCAGTTAAAGCTACATGTACTCAACttaaagaattaattataGAGGAATATTGTATTAATGCAGACAAG ATTCAAATTACAGATTTTCCAAGTACCATAGAAAAACTTTCATTAGAAGGCTGCAAAATGGAACATTTGCGTAgtaataaatcatattttttcaaaatgaatTTCCATATGCCTAATTTAACA tgtttaattttaagtaattgCGAATGGTTTACTCCACATTCATTGTTGGTCATTAGTAAGATGCCAAAGTTAAAGGAATTAAGGCTAAACTCGTGCCATCGCTTAGGCGAATGCGTTGCTTACACTAGTTTAGCTACAAGATTTGGATTCAAAACATTAGAA ATTCTTGATTTGCGAGATACAGCACTTGGTGATAGTGAAGTTGGATGCTTTAGTTGTACTAAAACTTTGACACATCTTTATCTGGAATGTCCTTCCAGTTTAAGAAACACGGAATCGCCCGATTCAGAATCTCGACCTTTGCAGAGAGAACCTTTGAATCAACATCCTGTATATGAAGATAGAAATCTTGCACAA TTCCTGGTCGAAGATGGATTTCGTTGGGAGAATTATATGTTTGGACGATGCCTAATAACAGACAGAGCAATTTGTGCTCTTGGAAGTGATACTTGTGATCGTATAATCAATAATTTGGCAGAAGAAGTTATAGTTGTAGAAGGAGACAaacgaatatttaataatcCTCATTTAAAAACATTGGTTGTTAG AAATTATCCACATGTTACAAACTCAAGTCTCGTACATTTAGCTTTAAATGCATCGAGTCTCGAACATCTGGATGTAAGTGGCACATCTGTTACAAGACAAGGTGTTGAAACTTTTAAGACACAAAGACCGAACGTTAAAATAGTTACCTCTTTTGATGAAACACACACAAGCATTTGA
- the LOC126870596 gene encoding uncharacterized protein LOC126870596 isoform X2, with translation MKMKRSRSLSPKASSSEEDMKRIKFEENEKANDIIIHPHILDFSDDVLLNIFKYLNPKDLMAISLSCQRLAQIAQDKTLWRRVDFRATPILLDDLKEYIKFLQPITTSLAMRGDLYCENDAGLSPYFLNSVKATCTQLKELIIEEYCINADKIQITDFPSTIEKLSLEGCKMEHLRSNKSYFFKMNFHMPNLTCLILSNCEWFTPHSLLVISKMPKLKELRLNSCHRLGECVAYTSLATRFGFKTLEILDLRDTALGDSEVGCFSCTKTLTHLYLECPSSLRNTESPDSESRPLQREPLNQHPVYEDRNLAQFLVEDGFRWENYMFGRCLITDRAICALGSDTCDRIINNLAEEVIVVEGDKRIFNNPHLKTLVVRNYPHVTNSSLVHLALNASSLEHLDVSGTSVTRQGVETFKTQRPNVKIVTSFDETHTSI, from the exons atgaaaatgaaacgcAGTAGATCTTTATCTCCTAAAGCATCAAGTAGTGAAGAAGATATGAAACGCAtcaaatttgaagaaaatgaaaaggcaaatgatataataatacatcCACATATATTAGACTTCTCTGATGATGTTCTATTgaacatatttaaatatttgaatccTAAAGATCTCATGGCAATAAGTTT ATCTTGTCAACGACTAGCTCAAATAGCACAAGATAAAACTTTATGGAGAAGGGTAGATTTTCGAGCAACACCTATATTATTAGAtgatttaaaagaatatataaaatttctacagCCTATAACAACAAGTCTTGCTATGCGTGGTGATTTATATTGTGAAAATGATGCAGGACTTAGTCCTTACTTTCTCAACTCAGTTAAAGCTACATGTACTCAACttaaagaattaattataGAGGAATATTGTATTAATGCAGACAAG ATTCAAATTACAGATTTTCCAAGTACCATAGAAAAACTTTCATTAGAAGGCTGCAAAATGGAACATTTGCGTAgtaataaatcatattttttcaaaatgaatTTCCATATGCCTAATTTAACA tgtttaattttaagtaattgCGAATGGTTTACTCCACATTCATTGTTGGTCATTAGTAAGATGCCAAAGTTAAAGGAATTAAGGCTAAACTCGTGCCATCGCTTAGGCGAATGCGTTGCTTACACTAGTTTAGCTACAAGATTTGGATTCAAAACATTAGAA ATTCTTGATTTGCGAGATACAGCACTTGGTGATAGTGAAGTTGGATGCTTTAGTTGTACTAAAACTTTGACACATCTTTATCTGGAATGTCCTTCCAGTTTAAGAAACACGGAATCGCCCGATTCAGAATCTCGACCTTTGCAGAGAGAACCTTTGAATCAACATCCTGTATATGAAGATAGAAATCTTGCACAA TTCCTGGTCGAAGATGGATTTCGTTGGGAGAATTATATGTTTGGACGATGCCTAATAACAGACAGAGCAATTTGTGCTCTTGGAAGTGATACTTGTGATCGTATAATCAATAATTTGGCAGAAGAAGTTATAGTTGTAGAAGGAGACAaacgaatatttaataatcCTCATTTAAAAACATTGGTTGTTAG AAATTATCCACATGTTACAAACTCAAGTCTCGTACATTTAGCTTTAAATGCATCGAGTCTCGAACATCTGGATGTAAGTGGCACATCTGTTACAAGACAAGGTGTTGAAACTTTTAAGACACAAAGACCGAACGTTAAAATAGTTACCTCTTTTGATGAAACACACACAAGCATTTGA